Proteins from a single region of Shinella zoogloeoides:
- a CDS encoding transporter substrate-binding domain-containing protein, protein MKSALKTIALAAAIGLAAISGAAAQQVRVGFAAEPYPPFTSPDASGNWEGWEVDFMKAICAEAKLDCVVTPVAWDGIIPALTTSKIDMIIGSMSITPERQQTIDFSDKYYNSLPGIIGPKDQKFEPTPEGLAGKTLGVQVATIHQVYANKYFAPAGVTVKEYQTQDEANNDLAAGRIDAVQADSVAMLEFLKTEQGSACCDMKGMVKDDPEVLGLGVGVGLRKGETELKDKINAAIKAIRENGKYEEFSKKYFDFDIYGG, encoded by the coding sequence ATGAAGAGTGCCTTGAAGACCATCGCCCTTGCCGCCGCCATCGGCCTTGCGGCCATTTCCGGCGCGGCTGCCCAGCAGGTTCGCGTCGGCTTTGCCGCCGAACCCTACCCGCCCTTCACCTCGCCGGACGCCTCGGGCAACTGGGAAGGCTGGGAGGTGGACTTCATGAAGGCGATCTGTGCCGAAGCCAAGCTCGACTGCGTCGTGACGCCCGTCGCCTGGGACGGCATCATTCCGGCGCTGACCACCAGCAAGATCGACATGATCATCGGTTCCATGTCGATCACGCCGGAGCGCCAGCAGACCATCGATTTCTCCGACAAGTATTATAATTCGCTGCCGGGCATCATCGGCCCGAAGGACCAGAAATTCGAGCCGACGCCGGAAGGCCTCGCCGGCAAGACGCTGGGCGTGCAGGTGGCGACCATCCATCAGGTCTATGCCAACAAGTACTTCGCCCCGGCCGGCGTGACGGTCAAGGAATACCAGACGCAGGACGAGGCCAACAACGACCTCGCCGCCGGCCGCATCGATGCGGTGCAGGCCGACTCCGTCGCCATGCTGGAATTCCTCAAGACCGAGCAGGGCAGCGCCTGCTGCGACATGAAGGGCATGGTGAAAGACGATCCGGAAGTCCTCGGCCTCGGCGTCGGCGTCGGCCTGCGCAAGGGTGAGACGGAGCTGAAGGACAAGATCAACGCCGCGATCAAGGCGATCCGCGAGAACGGCAAATACGAAGAGTTCTCGAAGAAGTACTTCGATTTCGACATCTACGGCGGTTGA
- a CDS encoding TetR family transcriptional regulator C-terminal domain-containing protein, with amino-acid sequence MARRTFHRAPEAERRHDLIEATLDCIAEYGLEGATVRQIAIKAGVTAGLIRHYFQSKEHILQEAYRIVIARLTEKAERVAGDPQTRLRDFIVINLTEPVANSRSLSLWASFISRVSVDPELAAIHREGYLGFRNALEGLLADFLAEHGADASPERCRRLAIAINGLLDGLWLEGCLAGELFGDSELVEIALTTIETLLGLPLKPAGD; translated from the coding sequence ATGGCCCGCCGGACCTTCCATCGCGCTCCCGAAGCCGAACGCCGCCACGATCTGATCGAGGCGACGCTCGACTGCATCGCGGAATATGGCCTCGAAGGCGCGACGGTCCGGCAGATCGCCATCAAGGCGGGCGTCACGGCGGGCCTCATCCGGCATTATTTCCAGTCGAAGGAGCATATCCTTCAGGAAGCCTACCGCATCGTCATCGCAAGGCTTACCGAAAAGGCCGAGCGGGTTGCGGGCGATCCGCAGACGCGGCTGCGCGACTTCATCGTCATCAACCTGACGGAACCGGTCGCCAACAGCCGCAGCCTCTCGCTCTGGGCCTCGTTCATCAGCCGCGTCAGCGTCGACCCCGAGCTTGCCGCCATCCACCGCGAAGGCTATCTCGGTTTCCGCAACGCGCTGGAGGGCCTGCTGGCGGACTTCCTCGCCGAGCACGGCGCGGATGCCTCGCCGGAGCGCTGCCGCCGGCTTGCCATCGCCATCAACGGCCTGCTCGACGGCCTGTGGCTGGAAGGCTGCCTTGCCGGCGAACTCTTCGGTGACAGCGAACTCGTCGAGATCGCGCTCACCACCATCGAAACGCTCCTCGGACTGCCCCTGAAGCCCGCCGGGGACTAG
- a CDS encoding ABC transporter ATP-binding protein gives MTERAEAIAVTDLHKRFGPLEVLKGVSLTAHEGDVIAIIGGSGSGKSTFLRCINMLELPSAGTVTIHGETIAMKKDGHGGLMPSDRRQVQRIRSRLGMVFQSFNLWQHMTILENVIEAPVHVLGVKKDEAVDRAETLLRRVGLYEKRDAYPAFLSGGQQQRAAIARALAIQPHVMLFDEPTSALDPELVGEVLSVIGDLAKEKRTMILVTHEMKFARNVASHVVFLAGGVIEEQGPPDEIFGAPKSERLKKFISSIH, from the coding sequence ATGACGGAACGCGCCGAGGCAATCGCGGTCACGGACCTGCACAAGCGCTTCGGGCCGCTGGAGGTTCTCAAGGGCGTATCGCTCACCGCGCATGAGGGCGACGTCATCGCCATCATCGGCGGTTCGGGTTCCGGCAAGTCCACCTTCCTTCGCTGTATCAACATGCTGGAGCTGCCGAGCGCCGGCACGGTGACGATCCACGGTGAGACCATCGCCATGAAGAAGGACGGCCATGGCGGCCTGATGCCTTCGGATCGCAGGCAGGTTCAGCGCATCCGCTCCCGCCTCGGCATGGTGTTCCAGAGCTTCAATCTCTGGCAGCATATGACCATTCTCGAAAACGTCATCGAGGCGCCCGTCCATGTGCTGGGCGTAAAGAAGGACGAGGCCGTCGACCGGGCCGAGACGCTTCTGCGCCGCGTCGGCCTCTACGAGAAGCGCGATGCCTATCCGGCGTTCCTCTCGGGCGGCCAGCAGCAGCGCGCGGCCATTGCCCGGGCGCTCGCCATCCAGCCCCATGTCATGCTCTTCGACGAACCCACCTCCGCGCTCGACCCGGAACTGGTGGGCGAGGTGCTCTCCGTCATCGGCGACCTTGCCAAGGAGAAGCGCACGATGATCCTCGTCACCCACGAAATGAAGTTCGCCCGCAACGTGGCGAGCCATGTCGTGTTCCTGGCCGGCGGCGTCATCGAGGAACAGGGACCGCCCGACGAGATTTTCGGCGCGCCGAAATCGGAACGCCTCAAGAAGTTCATCAGCTCCATCCACTGA
- the mscL gene encoding large conductance mechanosensitive channel protein MscL has product MLNEFKAFIARGNVMDLAVGVIIGAAFNRIVESVVNDLVMPIIGALTGGGFDFSNYFIALSGNVTASSLAAAREQGAVFAYGSFITALINFLILAWIIFLMVKGVNRMRLSLEKEKAEAAAAPAPPAEDVQLLTEIRDLLKSRPAV; this is encoded by the coding sequence ATGCTCAACGAGTTCAAGGCGTTTATCGCCCGCGGCAATGTCATGGACCTTGCCGTCGGCGTCATCATCGGTGCAGCCTTCAACAGGATCGTCGAATCCGTCGTCAACGACCTCGTCATGCCCATCATCGGCGCCCTGACCGGCGGTGGCTTCGATTTTTCCAACTATTTCATCGCGCTGTCGGGCAATGTGACGGCCAGCTCGCTTGCCGCCGCCCGCGAACAGGGCGCCGTCTTCGCCTATGGCAGCTTCATCACCGCCCTCATCAACTTCCTCATCCTCGCCTGGATCATCTTCCTGATGGTCAAGGGCGTGAACCGCATGCGCCTGTCGCTGGAGAAGGAAAAGGCCGAGGCCGCCGCCGCGCCGGCGCCGCCGGCGGAAGACGTGCAGCTCCTCACGGAAATCCGCGACCTGCTCAAGAGCCGCCCGGCGGTCTGA
- a CDS encoding dimethylarginine dimethylaminohydrolase family protein, translated as MTAYGSQEMSAPLKRVLMRRPGSSLAAADPAKWHYGPTFDGARAVHQYKAFAELVEKSGTEIIWLEDDGDGLADAMFTHDPSLMSDHGAILLRMGKPLRVAETALHEKAYAERQIPILGRITGEGTVEGGDCIWLDAKTLVIGRGVRTNQEGIDQITQILAPHGVTVLAYDLPLWHGEEACLHLMSVMSPLADDLALVFAPLLPAAFYQMLKKRGIRLIEAPADEFHASNGLSLNVLPTRPHEVIMVEGFPATKAAMEAAGCKVETFEADALCIACEGGPTCLTRPVLRRAA; from the coding sequence ATGACCGCCTACGGTTCGCAGGAAATGTCGGCCCCCCTGAAGCGCGTCCTGATGCGCCGCCCAGGCAGCAGCCTTGCGGCGGCCGATCCCGCCAAGTGGCATTATGGCCCGACCTTCGACGGCGCCCGCGCGGTCCACCAGTACAAGGCCTTCGCCGAACTGGTCGAAAAATCCGGCACCGAGATCATCTGGCTGGAGGATGACGGCGACGGGCTTGCCGACGCCATGTTCACCCACGACCCGTCGCTGATGTCGGACCACGGCGCGATCCTGCTGCGCATGGGCAAGCCGCTGCGCGTCGCGGAGACGGCGCTGCACGAGAAGGCCTATGCCGAGCGGCAGATCCCCATCCTCGGCCGCATCACGGGCGAAGGCACGGTCGAGGGCGGCGACTGCATCTGGCTTGACGCGAAGACGCTGGTCATCGGCCGCGGCGTGCGCACCAACCAGGAAGGCATCGACCAGATCACGCAGATCCTCGCGCCGCATGGCGTCACGGTTCTCGCCTATGACCTGCCGCTCTGGCACGGCGAGGAAGCCTGCCTTCACCTGATGAGCGTGATGAGCCCGCTTGCCGACGATCTCGCGCTCGTCTTCGCCCCGCTGCTACCGGCCGCCTTCTACCAGATGCTGAAGAAGCGCGGCATACGCCTGATCGAGGCTCCGGCCGACGAATTCCACGCCAGCAACGGCCTGTCGCTCAACGTGCTGCCGACCCGTCCGCACGAGGTCATCATGGTGGAAGGCTTCCCGGCGACCAAGGCGGCCATGGAAGCCGCCGGCTGCAAGGTGGAGACCTTCGAGGCCGACGCGCTCTGCATCGCCTGCGAGGGCGGCCCGACCTGCCTGACGCGGCCGGTGCTGCGCCGGGCGGCGTAG
- a CDS encoding 5-guanidino-2-oxopentanoate decarboxylase, with protein MTMKTVGEVLVDLLEANGVEVVFGIPGVHTVELYRGLAASKIRHITPRHEQGAGFMADGYARVSGKPGVALVITGPGLTNTITAMAQARQDSVPMLVISGVNRRDSLGHGRGMLHELPDQQGMMKTLALYSHTLLNPADLPQVVERAFAVLLSGRPGPVHIEIPTDVMATPIETGTFPAAVATRPRADAETLQRAAILCTNASRPVILAGGGAVTAEEEIRDLAERIGAPVVTTVNARGMLAGHPLRVPASPSLKAVRRLLADADLVIAFGTEFGPTDYDINVDGGFPRLKSLIRVDIDAAQLARTPQTGLSIFSSAKTAAAGMLGFLEGHKAIGNGAPRAEAARKGAWGELTAKMQAEVGVIDAIWRTLPKAIIVGDSTQAVYAGNYYCDAPRARSWFNAATGYGALGFAPPAAVGAALAEPDAPIVCLVGDGGLQFSLSEIGSAVDADARVIFLVWNNDGYQEIENYMVDAGITPEGVKPSAPDFIAIGTAYGVPSERLADVKDLPAALERAGERRGPSLVEIHQTKTAGATA; from the coding sequence ATGACCATGAAGACCGTAGGCGAAGTCCTCGTCGATCTGCTGGAGGCCAATGGCGTCGAGGTCGTGTTCGGCATTCCGGGCGTGCACACGGTCGAGCTTTACCGGGGCCTTGCCGCCTCGAAGATCCGCCACATCACGCCGCGCCACGAACAGGGCGCCGGCTTCATGGCGGACGGCTATGCGCGCGTTTCCGGCAAGCCGGGCGTCGCGCTCGTCATCACCGGCCCGGGCCTCACCAACACGATCACGGCGATGGCGCAGGCGCGGCAGGATTCCGTGCCGATGCTGGTGATATCAGGCGTCAACCGGCGCGATTCGCTCGGCCACGGCCGAGGCATGCTGCATGAGCTGCCGGATCAGCAGGGCATGATGAAGACGCTGGCGCTCTATTCGCACACGCTTCTGAACCCCGCCGACCTGCCGCAGGTGGTCGAACGCGCCTTCGCCGTGCTGCTTTCCGGCCGCCCCGGCCCGGTCCATATCGAAATCCCGACCGACGTGATGGCGACACCCATCGAGACCGGCACGTTCCCGGCCGCCGTCGCCACGCGCCCGCGCGCCGATGCGGAAACCCTCCAGCGCGCCGCCATCCTCTGCACCAATGCCTCCCGCCCCGTCATCCTTGCCGGCGGCGGCGCGGTGACGGCGGAAGAGGAAATCCGCGACCTTGCCGAGCGCATCGGTGCGCCGGTCGTCACCACCGTCAATGCCCGCGGCATGCTCGCCGGCCATCCGCTGCGCGTGCCCGCCAGCCCCAGCCTCAAGGCCGTGCGCCGGCTTCTTGCCGATGCCGACCTCGTCATCGCCTTCGGCACGGAATTCGGCCCGACGGACTACGACATCAATGTCGACGGCGGCTTTCCCCGGCTGAAATCGCTGATCCGCGTGGATATCGACGCCGCGCAGCTCGCCCGCACGCCGCAGACGGGTCTTTCCATCTTCTCCAGCGCCAAGACGGCCGCCGCCGGCATGCTCGGCTTCCTCGAAGGCCACAAGGCGATCGGCAACGGCGCACCGCGCGCCGAAGCGGCGCGCAAGGGCGCATGGGGTGAGCTGACGGCGAAGATGCAGGCGGAAGTCGGCGTCATCGATGCGATCTGGCGCACCCTGCCCAAGGCGATCATCGTCGGCGACTCGACGCAGGCCGTCTATGCCGGCAACTACTATTGCGACGCGCCGCGCGCGCGAAGCTGGTTCAATGCCGCCACCGGCTACGGCGCGCTCGGCTTCGCCCCGCCCGCCGCCGTCGGCGCGGCGCTCGCCGAACCCGATGCGCCCATCGTCTGCCTCGTCGGCGACGGCGGCCTGCAGTTCTCGCTGTCGGAAATCGGCTCGGCGGTGGATGCCGATGCCCGCGTGATCTTCCTCGTCTGGAACAATGACGGCTACCAGGAGATCGAGAACTACATGGTAGATGCCGGCATCACGCCCGAGGGCGTCAAGCCCTCCGCCCCCGATTTCATCGCCATCGGCACCGCCTATGGCGTGCCTTCCGAACGCCTCGCGGACGTGAAGGACCTGCCGGCGGCGCTGGAGCGGGCGGGAGAGCGCCGCGGCCCGAGCCTCGTCGAAATCCACCAGACGAAGACGGCCGGCGCGACGGCATGA
- a CDS encoding pyridoxal phosphate-dependent aminotransferase gives MRYASITDRLQNLGSEKWAVHAAARRMKTEGKPVIELTIGEPDVPPDPALLAEATRAMHAGRYRYSNGRGEPAVVAALVRKYQKRRSDVTAENVLCFPGTQTALFSVMLGLVEAGDAVLVGDPLYATYEGVIRATGAEQVAVPLRPENGFHMKAADLEAAITPQCRVLLLNTPHNPTGAVLTAEEIAEIGAVCRKHDLWIVCDEVYEQLVFGATFASPFDNADLAERTIVVSSISKSHAAPGFRSGWAIGPAEFCARLLSVSETMLFGVQPFIADMTAYALDNPIATAATMRQSYKARAARFADALSRAPGLVPLPPEAGMFIVVDVSDTGMSGEDFAWALLNEELVAVMPGSSFGEGAAGFIRLSLTVPDAHIDEACRRIAALAARATMPKERRA, from the coding sequence ATGCGCTACGCATCCATCACAGACCGGCTTCAAAATCTCGGCTCGGAGAAATGGGCCGTCCATGCCGCCGCCCGGCGCATGAAGACGGAAGGCAAGCCCGTCATCGAACTGACCATCGGCGAGCCGGACGTGCCGCCGGACCCGGCGCTGCTGGCCGAGGCCACGCGCGCCATGCATGCCGGCCGCTACCGCTATTCCAACGGCCGGGGCGAGCCGGCCGTCGTCGCCGCGCTGGTGCGCAAGTACCAGAAGCGCCGCAGCGACGTGACGGCCGAAAACGTGCTCTGCTTCCCCGGCACCCAGACCGCGCTCTTCTCCGTCATGCTCGGCCTTGTCGAGGCGGGCGACGCCGTGCTCGTCGGCGATCCGCTCTATGCGACCTATGAGGGCGTCATCCGCGCAACCGGCGCGGAGCAGGTCGCCGTGCCGCTGCGCCCGGAAAACGGCTTCCACATGAAGGCCGCCGACCTCGAGGCCGCCATTACGCCGCAATGCCGCGTGCTGCTGCTCAACACGCCGCACAACCCCACCGGCGCGGTGCTCACCGCAGAGGAAATCGCCGAGATCGGCGCGGTCTGCCGCAAGCACGATCTCTGGATCGTCTGCGACGAGGTCTACGAACAGCTCGTCTTCGGCGCGACCTTCGCCTCGCCCTTCGACAATGCGGACCTTGCCGAGCGCACCATCGTCGTCTCCTCCATCTCGAAATCCCACGCCGCGCCGGGCTTCCGCAGCGGCTGGGCGATCGGCCCGGCGGAATTCTGCGCACGCCTGCTGTCGGTCTCCGAAACCATGCTTTTCGGCGTCCAGCCCTTCATCGCCGACATGACGGCCTATGCGCTCGACAACCCGATTGCGACCGCCGCCACCATGCGCCAGAGCTACAAGGCGCGCGCCGCACGCTTTGCCGACGCCCTCTCCCGCGCGCCGGGCCTCGTGCCGCTGCCGCCGGAAGCCGGCATGTTCATCGTCGTCGACGTGTCCGATACCGGCATGAGCGGCGAGGACTTCGCCTGGGCGCTCCTGAACGAGGAACTCGTCGCCGTCATGCCCGGCTCGTCCTTCGGCGAGGGAGCGGCCGGCTTCATCCGCCTCAGCCTCACCGTGCCCGATGCCCATATCGACGAGGCCTGCCGGCGCATCGCCGCGCTCGCCGCCCGCGCCACCATGCCGAAGGAGCGCCGCGCATGA